The window ttcctctaaaatgtttggagttagatactttttgagctcctcgatgaatgaataagatatttgtgtggccgcacccagatgtaattaagatgatacttaattaatttggtgatctaattcagttctaagatcgataaataaaattgttaaacaaatgagaatgaccgatgatccatatctcaagtttaactaaagtatctgaaacaaaaggacgaatgacatttaacacttaccataaacagtttcgagaaattatcctcacgtgaatttggggacaatgacgtgttgctagacgcttatcattgtttgtatagttacttggtgttgtgccatgcacaagtgggagtctgtaggattaatgtgcaaggtacaacatataactatatggccaacctcatttgagccttcggggtcacacacatatacaccgagacgtcaaataaaatatatatatatgatgtatatatattactcaagtaataaaatagtaaatcgaaattaattcatttactattcatgtgaatagtaaatgaaatgaaattaattaatttactattcacatgaaaatgacaattaattataagtttcataaactacccctgaagtatttgtaaaatacgactttatgatatatagcattgtatttgaaaatgatcttgatttcttttgatttgctttttgctatcaaacaaacgaatcttgatttcttttgatttactttatgctaccaaacaaatgggatatattatatattcatatatgtgtaTCATATTACGAAGTAATTTTTGAATCATTCTAATGCTTTCGATGAACTAAAAggaaaaacacatattacatattttgggttcataatattaatcaaaggttgattgattattacttgggtttggactagcatccattgacgttgtttgaagtgtagtgtggactatccaaagagacggtcatatttttgatcgtaggtttctctccttcaatcagtttcttcaagaaaggtatatcgtttactcatcttatgatttatattcttgacaattattatggtgtaactggatttttgggatcgttaatcatgtgcatgtttcattaaataagtgaaaatttaatcttgttaaattttgttcataaaataataaaagattattattttaactatccgctgcgttaatctgttttggtaaaagtacacacgattttccaacaaggATAAAGAGTGATCTTAACTTTTGTTGAGAGTTTAGTCTTTTCAGATGACACTGGTTACACAAATGGGTACCAACTGTACAAGGAAAAACATCAAGAACAGATACATGTTCCGTTCGTTCTCTTGAAAAGGAAAGTTGAGAACTACCTACAACTTCACAGTTTTTGTAATCAAGCGTACAAGATTATTACTTATGCAAGAACAAAAATCATATTGATACTATCATTTTCATAgtgtcttattaatattatttttttatttttctatttattttctatttatttttattatttttaaaaattttcctATTTTTTTTTACCAAAGGTTCTCTTGAAAGCAATatctttatccgtcgaacagagaAAAAGTTTCTCtactcttggagtgtttcactcCAGGCGAGGAAATGACTATTCTTTATTCTAGAATAATGATTGTCTagatctcacctccccataccccacacatatggtattgggttttgttgttgtaaaAATGATATAACCTGTACCTTAAACTTACAATTAAACATAACCTATGACCCCGTCTATTGGCATAGAAAAGGCTCAAGTTTCAGTAACTTCAACAAGTAAATTTCTGTACCCCACGGGTTTCACAACGTTTTACAACTTGTAACGCACTCAAAAAACTTAATAAACCATCATTCGAACCCCTTGGCAGACTGATTAAAATTAAAGCCCAAAAAAGTTCATAATTGATTTAACAATAAGCTCAATAATACTCCTAATTAACtttcaaaaaaacaaaaaaatgaaCGAGCATAATTATCCTGGTTGTTTGTTTGCCATTAAATTAGAAGGGATAATCAAAAATTTGTAGACCCGATGACAATGAACCTGAATTTGGTTTCGTTTTCCTTCATAAACGTTATGTATTGATTTCCTGAATCTGACCATCTGCAGCATCATGGGCATGTTATTGTAAGATAAGTCAACAATTATAAAGGTGGCAAAATGGGTAAGTTTTCTTGAGTATTTGAATAAGGGACAAGAAGTCACACCTGCAAGATCCACAGCATAGTTTGCTTGAGTATCTGCATCTGCGTTCAAGTCCTACACGAAatttaaaagaaaaataaatataaaatggtTCCACATATGAAAGTTACTAGTCCCTATTACCTATTTTTACATAAAATTGCATagaaataagataataatgttggtCTGGTTCAAAATACAATGCATAACCAAATGTTGCAAAATTGCATACATTAATATGACAAGTTATTTCAAAATACTATTCAGAAACATTAACATAAGTATCTTGAAATGTTTTAATTTGTTTAACATCAACTTGTCATTCATATCATAACACTCTAGTAATATTGTATTTGGCCCAAAATAAGACTTGGTtgtaattttttataatcaatgaATATTAAAACCACATAATAATAAAAGCATTTGAAGTGTGTAACTGTACCCTTAAAACGTGATCAATCTGGAAACCAACAAACTTATCCTTTAGTCTCTTTGCTTCTTCGTACCACTTGATAATGTTCTGATTTTTAACCTTCCATAGACCTTGAACCTGAACCATAATTTAACAAAAAATAAGAATAATCATAAAAAGAACAAAAGCCATAAGCAAATATTGATCCAGTGTGTATATGAACAAAAACGATACCTGCATGCAAACCAATTTTGAATCGCCTAGAACTCGAATACTTGTAAACCCTTTGCTAAGAGCAACTTTCAACCCTAGAATCATAGCTCGATATTCAGCAACATTATTCGTTGCTATACCTAAACCTTCACGCAACCTACAAATCTACAAAACCAAGTTATAGCTATTGAGTATCATAAAAGACAAAGgaaaaaaacaatattttttttgGGACCatcagaaaaagaaagaaaaaaaaaaaacaattttcttTTGGTACatcagaaaaagaaataaaaaaaaaaaaaaaaaacatttttttggaactgcagaaaaagaaaaaaaaaagaaaaaaaaaacccaaTTAAAATGAAAATTAGGTGTGTACCACACTTCCATCATCAGTGCGTAGAACAGCGCCTGCCCCCGCTTGTCCAGGGTTTCCTTTAGACGCACCATCGAACTCAAGAATACAAGTGCGCTGTAATATAAATACGCATGAATATTGTGACTTCTAGAAAAAGGAATACAAAAACAGGAAGTCATCTACTGGAATAATTTAGCAACTGAATGGGAAAGTAGTGTAATAATCGTGGGGTCAATCTCGTGACAATAAAGTACATGTAGCATGATGTAAATGTTAGGTAACAGGTCATAATAGGCACAGATGGAAACAGGTTTTTTCTAGAATGAATTGGGCAAGATTGACTCACAATCATAAGTAAATGGGTTGTAATTGCCACTCAGCTTTATTCAGTGACTGATATACGACTATTGCAATAGAAAGGTTGTAGACATGAAACAGGTATTGCCATTGTATTGATGATTCTTGGTTGATACTTAAAGTTGCAGTAGAAATTAGATCTCGATACACCAACAACATGACATCCTAAAGCATCTCCTATAATtttaacttaaaaacacaaaactgAAATGCAGTTTGAAAAGCATTTTACTTCTTATGTGATGCCAAAATAGATAATCTAAAACGCAACAGAAAAACTGGAACCATGTGCAGATGATATGAGATGCATATGCATGCAAGCCCCACTAAAAACTCGGACAATGAATAAACAACAAGAGGGTTCACTTTCAGCTAGGATGTTTGGTTACAGAAAATTCGCATGCAAACATTAGGGTGTTGTTTGTTTTCCCgtccttattatgtcttatgtctgcggaCACGCAGACGTTTTGATTGCAgacagtttgtttttctgaagacataagataaaattatgtcttattatgtctgcagcctcgcagacttagaaatgtgcttctaagtgctgcagacagaattaagttatgttgcagacctaaaaacaaacagtcttcaatattcagcatacagaccttcagaccacatcttctttacagacatgATCCGCAGAtattcagacaaaaacatcttaaaaaacaaacagcaccctGTATCATCATCATTACTCACATTACCAGTTACAGCTTGATTTGCAGGATGTTCCAACTTAGCATGCTTCCTTGCAGGAACATCTGATATAGGTGTCAAAAAGGCTTCCTGCAAGTAATTTACAAAACACCATTAGATAACAAACAACAGAGACAGAGGCGAAGACGCTATatttccaaaaaaaataaaaataaataaaagatacaatAAAATTTACTTCTTGTTCAGAAACACCTATAGTTATAAAACAAAAATTTTTAGTTACGAAAATGGTAACACACACCACAGTTGTTAATCTGATACAATAAGCTTACCCCAGTTTGCAATCCCAAAACTTCCTGAGACGTTCTCTTTGATAAATGACTGCTCGACTGTTCTCCTAAGGCAAAATGTGGTGGCTGCTAATAAAAAGATAATTTACATAGGTTACTAATCAACAAAAAGAAGCAAACTTAGAAATTTATATATTAGGGTCTAATATAAATAGTTCTATACGAAATTCACGTTTAATGATTTTATCTTACCTGATAAGGACAAGCAACGAGATTTCCAAATAGTTCTTCGGTTAAATCTGCAGCCCTAATCGAATAAAGTGCATTTTTAAGCCCACATGATGTCATACATTCTTCGGCTTCTTTAGGCATGGTGTAGCCTTTATACACACTAACAGGAGGATCACATACCTATCAGAATCACACAAAAATATGTGAACTGTTAATTTTTGTGATCTGTTAAAACAAACAAAGTCATAAATTAAGAAATTAGAGAAATGATCAGATGCAATAATATACCGATGATCCAACTTGAGCTTGACAATCACTTAATGTCTTGTAAACACCAACAAGATCCCCTTTACGTACAACAAAGAAAGCGTTCTTCTCTTCACTCATCATTTTCTCCATTTTAGATTCTGAACTTTTCGTCTTAGATTTGCGAACACGACGGGTAGTTGTATTAGTAGAGTAACAATGACGAGTAACACGAAACCTCGTTACAAAGAATCCGTTTTCTGCAGTGATGAATGTAGTATGATGATCAATTTTTCTACTTTGTCTGAGTCCATTAGATAAACATCTGGCAGTGGCAACAAGATTGATATTTGTCCTTGCAAATAAAGCCGCATTAAATAACGAATTCATCACACAAAGTCCTCTCCCA of the Rutidosis leptorrhynchoides isolate AG116_Rl617_1_P2 chromosome 5, CSIRO_AGI_Rlap_v1, whole genome shotgun sequence genome contains:
- the LOC139847565 gene encoding uncharacterized protein isoform X2, with product MKKNLLLQSCKSGRGLCVMNSLFNAALFARTNINLVATARCLSNGLRQSRKIDHHTTFITAENGFFVTRFRVTRHCYSTNTTTRRVRKSKTKSSESKMEKMMSEEKNAFFVVRKGDLVGVYKTLSDCQAQVGSSVCDPPVSVYKGYTMPKEAEECMTSCGLKNALYSIRAADLTEELFGNLVACPYQPPHFALGEQSSSHLSKRTSQEVLGLQTGEAFLTPISDVPARKHAKLEHPANQAVTGNRTCILEFDGASKGNPGQAGAGAVLRTDDGSVICRLREGLGIATNNVAEYRAMILGLKVALSKGFTSIRVLGDSKLVCMQVQGLWKVKNQNIIKWYEEAKRLKDKFVGFQIDHVLRDLNADADTQANYAVDLADGQIQEINT
- the LOC139847565 gene encoding uncharacterized protein isoform X3 codes for the protein MNSLFNAALFARTNINLVATARCLSNGLRQSRKIDHHTTFITAENGFFVTRFRVTRHCYSTNTTTRRVRKSKTKSSESKMEKMMSEEKNAFFVVRKGDLVGVYKTLSDCQAQVGSSVCDPPVSVYKGYTMPKEAEECMTSCGLKNALYSIRAADLTEELFGNLVACPYQQPPHFALGEQSSSHLSKRTSQEVLGLQTGEAFLTPISDVPARKHAKLEHPANQAVTGNRTCILEFDGASKGNPGQAGAGAVLRTDDGSVICRLREGLGIATNNVAEYRAMILGLKVALSKGFTSIRVLGDSKLVCMQVQGLWKVKNQNIIKWYEEAKRLKDKFVGFQIDHVLRDLNADADTQANYAVDLADGQIQEINT
- the LOC139847565 gene encoding uncharacterized protein isoform X4, coding for MEKMMSEEKNAFFVVRKGDLVGVYKTLSDCQAQVGSSVCDPPVSVYKGYTMPKEAEECMTSCGLKNALYSIRAADLTEELFGNLVACPYQQPPHFALGEQSSSHLSKRTSQEVLGLQTGEAFLTPISDVPARKHAKLEHPANQAVTGNRTCILEFDGASKGNPGQAGAGAVLRTDDGSVICRLREGLGIATNNVAEYRAMILGLKVALSKGFTSIRVLGDSKLVCMQVQGLWKVKNQNIIKWYEEAKRLKDKFVGFQIDHVLRDLNADADTQANYAVDLADGQIQEINT
- the LOC139847565 gene encoding uncharacterized protein isoform X1; protein product: MKKNLLLQSCKSGRGLCVMNSLFNAALFARTNINLVATARCLSNGLRQSRKIDHHTTFITAENGFFVTRFRVTRHCYSTNTTTRRVRKSKTKSSESKMEKMMSEEKNAFFVVRKGDLVGVYKTLSDCQAQVGSSVCDPPVSVYKGYTMPKEAEECMTSCGLKNALYSIRAADLTEELFGNLVACPYQQPPHFALGEQSSSHLSKRTSQEVLGLQTGEAFLTPISDVPARKHAKLEHPANQAVTGNRTCILEFDGASKGNPGQAGAGAVLRTDDGSVICRLREGLGIATNNVAEYRAMILGLKVALSKGFTSIRVLGDSKLVCMQVQGLWKVKNQNIIKWYEEAKRLKDKFVGFQIDHVLRDLNADADTQANYAVDLADGQIQEINT